The sequence below is a genomic window from Candidatus Glassbacteria bacterium.
GATAACAGGGATGGAATCCTGACTGCCGCCGGGGGGGTGGCCACCCGGACCGAATATCCCGATCTGCCTGTGCTGGAGGCCCACCGGGGCCGGGCCAGGGGCTATGTCAAGGTTCAGGACGGCTGCGACAACCGCTGCACGTACTGTATCGTCCCGCTGGTGCGCGGGCCCAGCCGCAGCCGCGCCATCGAGAAAGTGGTCGAGGAAGCGGCCGGGCTGGAACGCTCGGGCCACGCCGAGGCGGTCCTGACCGGGATCCATATCGGTAAATACGGGCGCGATCTGGCGGAGGACCTCTCGCTGTCGTCGCTGGTGGCTGCGGTACTGGATGCTACGAAAAAGATTCGTCTGCGGCTGAGTTCGGTGGAGGTGGGAGAACTGGACGGCGCCCTGGTGGACCATGTCGCCGGTAACCCCCGTGTCTGCCGTCACCTGCATATCCCGCTCCAGCACGGCAGCGACCCGGTGCTGAGGAGGATGGACCGCGGGTACTCGTCGGCTGAGTTCAGCGAGAGCGTGGAGTCTGCGTCCGGCCGGGTTCCCGGGCTGGGACTCGGCACCGATGTAATAGCCGGCTTTCCGGGCGAGTCGGAGCAGGATTTCCGGGCCACGTACGACCTGCTGGATGCCCTGCCGTTCAGTTACCTCCACGTGTTCCCGTACTCGCCCCGTCCCGGCACGCCGGCCGCTGAGATGCAGGGCCGGCCGCCGAAAGCCGAAGTGACCCGGCGGGTGAGGGAGCTGCGGGCATTGTCCGCGCGGAAGAATCTGGCTTTTCGCGAAAATCTTGCCGGGCAGCGGCTGGAGGTGATCCGCGAGGTGACCGACAGTTCAGGCACGCACCAATGCCGCAGCGATAACTACGTGCTGTTATCTTTCAGGGGAGAGTGCCCGCCGGGACGGTTCGAGCTGCTGGCCACCGAGGTGGACGAAGACGGGTTGAGGGCAGTGTTGCCCGGCGATTGACACTTCAGAAAGGACTTTAAATGAGAAGGCCCGAGACATTCTATATAGAGACTTACGGGTGCCAGATGAATTTCAGCGACAGCGAGCTGGTGGAGGCGATGCTCTCGGCCGGAGGCCTGCGGCCGGCAGGGTCGCTGGAGGAGGCCGAACTGGTGCTGGTCAACACCTGCGGCGTACGGGAACACGCCGAGCAGAGAGTTTTCGGCAGGCTGGGTACGCTCAAGGCGCTCAAGGAAGCTTCCGAATTCATGCTGCTGGGCGTTATCGGCTGCATGGCCCAGCGGATCGGCGAGAAAATCCTGAGCGACGCCCCCTGGGTGGACCTCGTGGCCGGGCCTGACTCCTATCGTGCCCTGCCGGAGATGCTCGATGAGCTTGCCGGCGGCAACGCGGTCCAGTTGGCCCGGCTGGAACTCGACGGGGCCGAGACGTACCAGGACCTCCAGCCGCGCCGGGCCGATCCGGTCAGCGCCTGGGTGCCGGTCACCCGCGGCTGCGACAATTTCTGCAGCTACTGTATCGTCCCCTTTGTCCGCGGCCGCGAACGTTCCGTGGACGCCGAAACCGTGGAAACGTGGGTCAGGCGCGAGGTAAACCACGGCGCGCGGGAGATAGTCCTGCTGGGCCAGAATGTCAACTCCTACTGCGACGGGGAGACGGATTTCGCGGCGCTGCTGCGCAGGCTCGACAAGATCGACGGCCTGGAGTGGCTGCGGTTCCTAACCTGCCATCCCCGCGACATGTCGGACAGGATTATCGAGGCGATTGCCGAATGTTCAACAGTCTGCGAGCACCTTCACCTGCCAGTCCAGTCCGGTTCGGACCCCGTGCTCGACAAAATGAACCGGGGCTATACGCGGGACTACTATCTCGAACGGGTTGAGGCGATCCGCAGAGCTGTGCCGGGGATCAGCCTGACGACCGATATCCTGGTCGGCTTCCCCGGCGAAACGGATGAGGATTTCCGCCGGACCGTTTCGCTGATGGAGGCTGTGAAGTTCGATTATGCTTTCACCTTCCGCTACTCCCCGCGCCCCGGCACGCGCGCCGGCAGCTGGGAGGACTCGGTGCCGGAGGCGGATAAAGCGGCCCGGCTGGAAGAGGTTATCGACCTCCAGTTGGAGCACACCAGGCAGGCGCTGGACGCAATGGCCGGCAGGGTGGTCGACGCGATCCCGGTCAAGGTGGCGAAAACGGGCGAGGGGAAGATGCAGGCGCGCACCCGCACGCATTTCAACCTGTTCCTCAAGGCCGCTGAGGACGAGATCGGCCACATTCTCCCGGCCAGAATAACGGGCAACACCGGGATGAACCTGGTGGGAGAACGGGTGGAGCGGTAATCAGCACTGCGAATTGAGCGGTTATCGAAACACAGCATGGAGCGAATGTGGCTAACCTGCCGGGAAACCCTCCCCGCGCAATCGCTTTCCACCGTCTGCCCGCACTGTGGCTGGCCCTTCTGCTGGCTGCCGGGATCTGGTTCCGGAATTATTTCCCCTCCGGTTTGGCCCCTATATCCGCAGCCTGGCTGCTGACAGTCGTCATCCTGCTTGTAGCTTCTCAGTTCCACGCCCGCATGGGCCGGGTTCAGCAAACCCTGGCCTGTCTGGCTATCCTGCTCACCGGCGCATTGCTGGCCGTTCTGTTCGACAAGACCCTCTCTATCAAACGCGCTTACGTAACATCAGACCGCGATTTCGTTGCCGTGCGGGGATACGCCTCCGGGCCGTCGAGGAAAGTCAGGGGCTATTACGGCCGAGGGGATTTCCTGAGATTCGAGATGGAAATCAGGGCTGAAAAGAGGTCCGGAGACAGCGGCTGGCGGGAGGCGTCCTACCGGGCCGGTGTCCGGGTCGATAACCCCGGCGGGCTTGATCTGGCCGGCGGCGAACCCCTGGTGCTGGCCGGTAGTCTGAGGCCGCTGACCGGCTATGCCAACCCCGGCGGTTTCGACTGGCGGGAGTACCGGGGACGGAGGATGGTGGCGGGACAGCTTGAGGTGGAGGATGGCGGCCATGTCCGAATACTTGAAGAAACCGTAAACCAATTTTCGCAGCTGCCGGAATTCAGGAGGCTGGCTGCGCTGTTGCACGCCCGCCTGCACAGGCTCCACGACCAGCTTTATCCCGATCCTGAAATCAGGGAGATGGCCGGGGCGATCCTGCTGGGTGAACGAGCCGGGCTGGACGATACCCTGGAGGGCTGGTTCGTGGAAAGCGGGACTGTCCACGTGCTGGTTGTCAGCGGCCTGCACCTGGGTTTTATCGCGGGGGCCGTTTACCTCTTTTTCGTGCTCCTGCTGGGCAGGAGCTTCACGGCGGCATGGCTGACCTCGACGGTTCTGCTGGTCTATGCCATGGCTGCCGGCGGACGGCCCTCGGTGATGAGGGCCTGGCTGCTGATCACTTTCGCCCTGTTCGCCCTGCCGGCGGGAAGGCAGCGGGCTGTACTCAACTCGCTGGCCGCGGCGTTCGCCCTGCTGCTGATGGTGAACCCGTCGTGGCTGACCGACGCGGGCTTCCAGTTGTCGTTCGCCGCGGTGGGCGGGATCGGGCTGGTGATGCCGATTATGGAGCGCCGGGTAAACCAGCGTGACTGGTGGCGCAACCGCCTGTGGCGCTGGCTGTTCCGTCTGGTTGCGATCAGCGCTGTTGCCCAGCTTGCGGTGGCCCCTCTGCTGGCCTGCCACTTCCACCGTTTCAGCCCGGCTGCCTTTGTCGCCAATCCGCCCGTAGTGGCGCTGGCCGGGTTTTCCGTGCTGGGCGGTTTCCTGGCCGACCTGGTCGGTCTGGTCTGGCTCGATGCCGGCCGGCTGGCGGCGGGTCCGGTGGCCTGGTCGCTCGGGTCGATGGCGGAGGTTGCGCGCTGGTTCGCCGGATTCGAGTGGTCGTCGCTGGCGGTACCGGTACCGGGGGCAGTCGACCTGGTTTTCTGCTGGCTGCTGCTGTGGTCGGCGGCGAGCTGGTTCGGCGGAAAACGGTCCGACGGGGGCCGTCTGGTTGTGATCCTGCTGTTGTGGCTCAACGTCGCTCTCTGGGGTCCGCTGGCGGCGGGACGGTATCGTCGCCTGGATGTCACGTTCCTGGACCTCGGCGAAGCCACCGCGCCGGTGGTGCGATTCCCCGACGGTTCGGTGCTGCTGGCCGACCAGACCGGTCAGGCGGGATTCGGGGCGTGGAGCGCAGTAAACCTGGTGGGTCCCTACCTCCGCAGACACACCGGAAGCCGTCTGGACTACCTCCTCCTACGAGGCAGAGGTGCTGCGCGCCGGAGCTGGACCTACAGGATAATGGAGGATTTCAGGCCGGAAGCTGTCCTGTTTTGCCACCCCGAACCTTTCGCCGGGGCGACCGCCGACTTTCTGGCTTACTGCTCCTCACGCGGGATAGCTGTCCGGCTGGTCACGGAAACGGACACGATGGTTGCCGGCGGAGCCAGGTTCACATTCGACCGGAACGCGGAGGCTCCTTCGTTCGAGTACGGGAACCACAGGCTGGTTCTGGCCGGGGAAAGCGAGCTGGACTGGAACCAGGTTAGTGCGGGGGTACCCGGCGGCAAGGGGGCGGACATAATCGAATGGCGGGAAATACCTGAACCGGCAGGCGGCAGCAGGCACGCAGGCTCCGGCAGTCCGTGGGTCATTTCTCCCGCTCATGCCAGCCGCAACACAGGGGAAAAGAACGGCAAAATACTCTCCACGCGGGATGCGGGCGCGATAACGTTCGGGATCGGGCGGCGGAGCGTTGAAATCTGGAAAACGCGGGCTAAGCCGGGGCGGTAACGCGGGGGTTCAGACCTGGATGCTCTGGATCGAATACTCCGTCTTGTCGGCCAGGTTGATCTCGTAGGGCTTGTCGAGTTCTTTCCCGTCGGGCGTGGTCAGCACTCTCACCAGCGGCCGCTCGATATGCTTGATGTCGTTCTTGACGACGACCGCGGTTTCTCCGGTGTTGAGCAGGATCGTAACGGCGGTCGGGTAGGGAGCGACATGGCCGATAAAATTCTC
It includes:
- a CDS encoding MiaB/RimO family radical SAM methylthiotransferase, yielding DNRDGILTAAGGVATRTEYPDLPVLEAHRGRARGYVKVQDGCDNRCTYCIVPLVRGPSRSRAIEKVVEEAAGLERSGHAEAVLTGIHIGKYGRDLAEDLSLSSLVAAVLDATKKIRLRLSSVEVGELDGALVDHVAGNPRVCRHLHIPLQHGSDPVLRRMDRGYSSAEFSESVESASGRVPGLGLGTDVIAGFPGESEQDFRATYDLLDALPFSYLHVFPYSPRPGTPAAEMQGRPPKAEVTRRVRELRALSARKNLAFRENLAGQRLEVIREVTDSSGTHQCRSDNYVLLSFRGECPPGRFELLATEVDEDGLRAVLPGD
- the miaB gene encoding tRNA (N6-isopentenyl adenosine(37)-C2)-methylthiotransferase MiaB; protein product: MRRPETFYIETYGCQMNFSDSELVEAMLSAGGLRPAGSLEEAELVLVNTCGVREHAEQRVFGRLGTLKALKEASEFMLLGVIGCMAQRIGEKILSDAPWVDLVAGPDSYRALPEMLDELAGGNAVQLARLELDGAETYQDLQPRRADPVSAWVPVTRGCDNFCSYCIVPFVRGRERSVDAETVETWVRREVNHGAREIVLLGQNVNSYCDGETDFAALLRRLDKIDGLEWLRFLTCHPRDMSDRIIEAIAECSTVCEHLHLPVQSGSDPVLDKMNRGYTRDYYLERVEAIRRAVPGISLTTDILVGFPGETDEDFRRTVSLMEAVKFDYAFTFRYSPRPGTRAGSWEDSVPEADKAARLEEVIDLQLEHTRQALDAMAGRVVDAIPVKVAKTGEGKMQARTRTHFNLFLKAAEDEIGHILPARITGNTGMNLVGERVER
- a CDS encoding DUF4131 domain-containing protein: MANLPGNPPRAIAFHRLPALWLALLLAAGIWFRNYFPSGLAPISAAWLLTVVILLVASQFHARMGRVQQTLACLAILLTGALLAVLFDKTLSIKRAYVTSDRDFVAVRGYASGPSRKVRGYYGRGDFLRFEMEIRAEKRSGDSGWREASYRAGVRVDNPGGLDLAGGEPLVLAGSLRPLTGYANPGGFDWREYRGRRMVAGQLEVEDGGHVRILEETVNQFSQLPEFRRLAALLHARLHRLHDQLYPDPEIREMAGAILLGERAGLDDTLEGWFVESGTVHVLVVSGLHLGFIAGAVYLFFVLLLGRSFTAAWLTSTVLLVYAMAAGGRPSVMRAWLLITFALFALPAGRQRAVLNSLAAAFALLLMVNPSWLTDAGFQLSFAAVGGIGLVMPIMERRVNQRDWWRNRLWRWLFRLVAISAVAQLAVAPLLACHFHRFSPAAFVANPPVVALAGFSVLGGFLADLVGLVWLDAGRLAAGPVAWSLGSMAEVARWFAGFEWSSLAVPVPGAVDLVFCWLLLWSAASWFGGKRSDGGRLVVILLLWLNVALWGPLAAGRYRRLDVTFLDLGEATAPVVRFPDGSVLLADQTGQAGFGAWSAVNLVGPYLRRHTGSRLDYLLLRGRGAARRSWTYRIMEDFRPEAVLFCHPEPFAGATADFLAYCSSRGIAVRLVTETDTMVAGGARFTFDRNAEAPSFEYGNHRLVLAGESELDWNQVSAGVPGGKGADIIEWREIPEPAGGSRHAGSGSPWVISPAHASRNTGEKNGKILSTRDAGAITFGIGRRSVEIWKTRAKPGR